The Pirellulales bacterium nucleotide sequence TCGGTGTCAGAACCGTCTTTCGACGAACCCGATTGATTGCCCCTGCCACCCCGTTGAGCACGCGCAATGCCAGCGCTTCGACCGGTTTGCGGAAGCGCCACTCGACCAGTTCGGAGAACACCCAGGCGATCAGCAGCGTCGCGGCCATTGCCAACGGCACGGCCAGCACGTTGGGCAGCGCGCGGTTGAGGTTGAACAGGAAGCTGACGCCGAGGTTCTCGTGGAGGAGATACCAGGAGAAGCTGACGAAGCCGACGCCGGCCAAAGCGCGCGACAACACCGGGACATGCGGGATGGGCATGCCCGCCGCGAAAGCGACGAGAGCGCCCAGGAGCACCATGGTCAGGACCGTCGTGACCACGGCCGCGACGACGTCGGTCGAACCGTCGAAGCCGGTGAACAAAGTCACCAGCGCCGCTTCGACTAGGCACAGCGCAAGCAGCGTGATGGTCAATGGCGTCGCCGGCTTGAGCATCCGGGCGAGGATGCCGATGGCAAAGAACGGCAGGTAGGGTGCGATGGTCGCGATGCCGATGAGCGCCTGCGGCAGGCGGCT carries:
- a CDS encoding acyltransferase family protein; this encodes LFVGDGRWINGSFWSIAVEIKFYAGLALLAALIPDRRRLATVFAWLSLAAAPFWVVAMLYQFATGSRLPQALIGIATIAPYLPFFAIGILARMLKPATPLTITLLALCLVEAALVTLFTGFDGSTDVVAAVVTTVLTMVLLGALVAFAAGMPIPHVPVLSRALAGVGFVSFSWYLLHENLGVSFLFNLNRALPNVLAVPLAMAATLLIAWVFSELVEWRFRKPVEALALRVLNGVAGAINRVRRKTVLTPTL